The following are encoded in a window of Manihot esculenta cultivar AM560-2 chromosome 8, M.esculenta_v8, whole genome shotgun sequence genomic DNA:
- the LOC110621066 gene encoding protein FAR1-RELATED SEQUENCE 2 isoform X6, whose protein sequence is MEINLEMPSHEQKKQNTGSNKNIDVMDNAYGLHVTEEEMYSPTCEYVEEACGPNENDGCTGGGDHVEGNTLKADAVSKGVTIEPQNGLEFETKEAAYSFYREYARSIGFGITIKASRRSKKSGKFIDVKIACSRFGSKRESSATVNPRSCIKTDCKAGMHMKRTQDEKWIIYSFIKEHNHEICPDDFYNSIQGRNKQSGVVACQKKGLQLALDEDDIQVMLEHFMCMQTENPNFFYSLDLDLDKRLRNVFWIDAKGRHDYNFFCDVVFLDTFYVRNNYKVPYAPIIGVNHHFQYMLLGCALIGEQTTSTFIWLMQTWRKAVGGQAPKVIITEQDKCLNEAVSDVFPDTRHCFCLWHILSKMPENLPCVANEGEIFMAKFNKCIYRSWTDEQFEKRWWKMVDKFELKDDEWVNSLFEDRKRWVPTYMQDTFLAGMSTTERYGSIASLFDKYIHKEGTFKEFMEQYKIFLQDLSEMEVTAGFETQNKQTALRSQSSFEKQVLGVYTDAVFEKFQVEVLGAVSCQLQKESEDGPTCNFRVDDFEERQNFLIAWNEAALDIHCLCRSFEYRGFLCKHAILVLQMSGLSNIPSHYILKRWTKDAKIAQSASVISKNLPYRVQRFNDLCKQAIKLCEAGSLCEEAYHIAFQALEEVLKSCVGVNNSVRSASAPNTLAVHGFLDIEEENRSNNMAKSSKKKKIYKKRKVLSEPEGPAVGLQDCYQQLENINSRAHTTENCYVPQQDIHDVELGSRAQALDGFYGPQHGMQVGQLNSISPIRDGYYSHHQGLPGMGQLHSILTCVSSYGSQQSMQALGQIGFRTPTVQGCFHIHSNLQDTPVGSTQYQSTATKQLHDKRHSH, encoded by the exons ATGGAGATAAATCTTGAGATGCCTTCACACGAGCAGAAGAAACAAAATACtggttcaaataaaaatattgatgtCATGGATAACGCATATGGGTTGCATGTTACTGAAGAGGAGATGTATTCTCCTACATGTGAATATGTCGAAGAAGCCTGTGGGCCAAATGAAAATGACGGTTGTACTGGTGGTGGAGATCATGTAGAAGGGAATACTCTCAAAGCTGATGCAGTTAGTAAAGGTGTAACTATTGAGCCCCAAAATGGTTTAGAATTTGAAACAAAGGAGGCAGCATATTCTTTCTACAGAGAATATGCTCGATCTATAGGATTTGGCATCACAATAAAAGCCAGTCGGCGTTCTAAAAAATCTGGAAAATTTATTGATGTAAAAATTGCATGTTCTAGATTTGGAAGCAAGCGCGAGTCAAGTGCAACTGTTAATCCACGATCATGCATAAAGACAGATTGCAAAGCAGGCATGCATATGAAGAGGACACAGGATGAGAAATGGATTATATATAGTTTCATAAAGGAGCATAACCATGAGATTTGTCCGGATGATTTTTATAATTCCATCCAGGGACGAAATAAGCAATCTGGAGTAGTTGCATGCCAAAAGAAAGGGCTGCAGTTGGCTTTAGATGAGGATGATATACAAGTCATGCTGGAGCATTTTATGTGCATGCAGACTGAAAATCCTAATTTCTTTTATTCATTAGATCTTGATCTTGACAAGCGTTTGAGAAATGTGTTCTGGATTGATGCGAAAGGCCGGCATGATTACAATTTTTTCTGTGATGTTGTTTTCCTCGATACCTTTTATGTAAGAAACAACTATAAGGTTCCTTATGCTCCCATTATTGGAGTCAACCATCACTTCCAATACATGTTGCTTGGATGTGCATTGATTGGAGAGCAGACTACTTCGACTTTCATTTGGTTAATGCAGACATGGCGTAAGGCAGTGGGTGGCCAAGCTCCTAAAGTAATTATTACTGAGCAAGATAAATGCTTAAATGAAGCTGTTTCAGATGTGTTCCCTGACACACGCCACTGTTTCTGTTTATGGCACATATTGAGTAAGATGCCTGAAAATTTGCCTTGTGTTGCAAATGAAGGTGAAATTTTTATGGCCAAATTCAATAAATGCATTTATAGGTCTTGGACAGATGAGCAATTTGAAAAGAGATGGTGGAAAATGGTTGATAAGTTTGAACTAAAGGATGACGAATGGGTTAACTCATTGTTTGAAGACCGTAAACGATGGGTTCCAACATATATGCAAGATACATTTTTAGCTGGAATGTCTACAACTGAGCGATATGGAAGTATAGCCTCTTTATTTGACAAGTATATTCACAAGGAAGGTACATTCAAGGAGTTTATGGAgcagtataaaatatttttgcaaGATTTGAGTGAAATGGAAGTCACAGCTGGTTTTGAAACACAAAACAAGCAAACTGCCTTAAGATCTCAGTCATCATTTGAGAAACAAGTGTTGGGAGTCTATACAGATGCAGTATTTGAGAAATTTCAGGTTGAGGTCTTGGGGGCAGTTTCATGTCAGCTTCAGAAGGAAAGTGAAGATGGGCCAACTTGTAACTTCCGAGTTGACGATTTTGAAGAACGACAGAATTTTCTTATAGCATGGAATGAAGCAGCATTGGATATTCATTGTTTATGCCGTTCATTTGAATATAGAGGTTTTCTTTGTAAACATGCAATCCTTGTTCTTCAAATGTCTGGTCTTTCCAACATACCATCCCACTATATATTAAAGAGGTGGACAAAAGATGCAAAGATCGCTCAAAGTGCTAGTGTAATATCTAAAAATCTTCCTTATAGGGTACAGCGTTTCAACGATTTATGTAAGCAAGCCATCAAACTGTGTGAAGCGGGGTCATTATGTGAAGAAGCTTATCATATTGCATTTCAGGCCTTAGAAGAAGTCTTGAAAAGTTGTGTAGGTGTCAATAATTCTGTTAGAAGCGCTTCAGCACCCAACACACTGGCTGTTCATGGTTTTCTTGACATTGAAGAAGAGAACCGTAGCAACAATATGGCCAAATCatctaagaaaaagaaaatatataagaaGAGAAAG GTACTTTCTGAACCAGAAGGGCCAGCAGTTGGTTTACAAGACTGCTACCAGCAATTG GAAAATATCAACTCCCGAGCACACACTACTGAAAATTGCTATGTTCCACAACAGGACATACACGATGTG GAATTGGGCTCCAGGGCACAAGCCCTTGATGGTTTCTATGGTCCTCAACATGGCATGCAGGTG GGACAATTGAACTCAATTTCTCCAATTCGTGATGGTTACTATAGCCACCATCAAGGCTTGCCAGGCATG GGGCAGTTACATTCAATACTGACATGTGTTAGTTCTTACGGGTCCCAACAAAGCATGCAGGCGCTG GGCCAGATAGGCTTTAGGACACCAACTGTGCAGGGTTGTTTTCACATACACAGTAATTTGCAAGATACG CCTGTTGGGTCCACACAGTATCAGAGTACGGCAACAAAGCAATTACATGATAAGCGTCATTCCCATTAA
- the LOC110621066 gene encoding protein FAR1-RELATED SEQUENCE 2 isoform X1: MEINLEMPSHEQKKQNTGSNKNIDVMDNAYGLHVTEEEMYSPTCEYVEEACGPNENDGCTGGGDHVEGNTLKADAVSKGVTIEPQNGLEFETKEAAYSFYREYARSIGFGITIKASRRSKKSGKFIDVKIACSRFGSKRESSATVNPRSCIKTDCKAGMHMKRTQDEKWIIYSFIKEHNHEICPDDFYNSIQGRNKQSGVVACQKKGLQLALDEDDIQVMLEHFMCMQTENPNFFYSLDLDLDKRLRNVFWIDAKGRHDYNFFCDVVFLDTFYVRNNYKVPYAPIIGVNHHFQYMLLGCALIGEQTTSTFIWLMQTWRKAVGGQAPKVIITEQDKCLNEAVSDVFPDTRHCFCLWHILSKMPENLPCVANEGEIFMAKFNKCIYRSWTDEQFEKRWWKMVDKFELKDDEWVNSLFEDRKRWVPTYMQDTFLAGMSTTERYGSIASLFDKYIHKEGTFKEFMEQYKIFLQDLSEMEVTAGFETQNKQTALRSQSSFEKQVLGVYTDAVFEKFQVEVLGAVSCQLQKESEDGPTCNFRVDDFEERQNFLIAWNEAALDIHCLCRSFEYRGFLCKHAILVLQMSGLSNIPSHYILKRWTKDAKIAQSASVISKNLPYRVQRFNDLCKQAIKLCEAGSLCEEAYHIAFQALEEVLKSCVGVNNSVRSASAPNTLAVHGFLDIEEENRSNNMAKSSKKKKIYKKRKVLSEPEGPAVGLQDCYQQLENINSRAHTTENCYVPQQDIHDVELGSRAQALDGFYGPQHGMQVGQLNSISPIRDGYYSHHQGLPGMGQLHSILTCVSSYGSQQSMQALGQIGFRTPTVQGCFHIHSNLQDTALQEQPVGSTQYQSTATKQLHDKRHSH; the protein is encoded by the exons ATGGAGATAAATCTTGAGATGCCTTCACACGAGCAGAAGAAACAAAATACtggttcaaataaaaatattgatgtCATGGATAACGCATATGGGTTGCATGTTACTGAAGAGGAGATGTATTCTCCTACATGTGAATATGTCGAAGAAGCCTGTGGGCCAAATGAAAATGACGGTTGTACTGGTGGTGGAGATCATGTAGAAGGGAATACTCTCAAAGCTGATGCAGTTAGTAAAGGTGTAACTATTGAGCCCCAAAATGGTTTAGAATTTGAAACAAAGGAGGCAGCATATTCTTTCTACAGAGAATATGCTCGATCTATAGGATTTGGCATCACAATAAAAGCCAGTCGGCGTTCTAAAAAATCTGGAAAATTTATTGATGTAAAAATTGCATGTTCTAGATTTGGAAGCAAGCGCGAGTCAAGTGCAACTGTTAATCCACGATCATGCATAAAGACAGATTGCAAAGCAGGCATGCATATGAAGAGGACACAGGATGAGAAATGGATTATATATAGTTTCATAAAGGAGCATAACCATGAGATTTGTCCGGATGATTTTTATAATTCCATCCAGGGACGAAATAAGCAATCTGGAGTAGTTGCATGCCAAAAGAAAGGGCTGCAGTTGGCTTTAGATGAGGATGATATACAAGTCATGCTGGAGCATTTTATGTGCATGCAGACTGAAAATCCTAATTTCTTTTATTCATTAGATCTTGATCTTGACAAGCGTTTGAGAAATGTGTTCTGGATTGATGCGAAAGGCCGGCATGATTACAATTTTTTCTGTGATGTTGTTTTCCTCGATACCTTTTATGTAAGAAACAACTATAAGGTTCCTTATGCTCCCATTATTGGAGTCAACCATCACTTCCAATACATGTTGCTTGGATGTGCATTGATTGGAGAGCAGACTACTTCGACTTTCATTTGGTTAATGCAGACATGGCGTAAGGCAGTGGGTGGCCAAGCTCCTAAAGTAATTATTACTGAGCAAGATAAATGCTTAAATGAAGCTGTTTCAGATGTGTTCCCTGACACACGCCACTGTTTCTGTTTATGGCACATATTGAGTAAGATGCCTGAAAATTTGCCTTGTGTTGCAAATGAAGGTGAAATTTTTATGGCCAAATTCAATAAATGCATTTATAGGTCTTGGACAGATGAGCAATTTGAAAAGAGATGGTGGAAAATGGTTGATAAGTTTGAACTAAAGGATGACGAATGGGTTAACTCATTGTTTGAAGACCGTAAACGATGGGTTCCAACATATATGCAAGATACATTTTTAGCTGGAATGTCTACAACTGAGCGATATGGAAGTATAGCCTCTTTATTTGACAAGTATATTCACAAGGAAGGTACATTCAAGGAGTTTATGGAgcagtataaaatatttttgcaaGATTTGAGTGAAATGGAAGTCACAGCTGGTTTTGAAACACAAAACAAGCAAACTGCCTTAAGATCTCAGTCATCATTTGAGAAACAAGTGTTGGGAGTCTATACAGATGCAGTATTTGAGAAATTTCAGGTTGAGGTCTTGGGGGCAGTTTCATGTCAGCTTCAGAAGGAAAGTGAAGATGGGCCAACTTGTAACTTCCGAGTTGACGATTTTGAAGAACGACAGAATTTTCTTATAGCATGGAATGAAGCAGCATTGGATATTCATTGTTTATGCCGTTCATTTGAATATAGAGGTTTTCTTTGTAAACATGCAATCCTTGTTCTTCAAATGTCTGGTCTTTCCAACATACCATCCCACTATATATTAAAGAGGTGGACAAAAGATGCAAAGATCGCTCAAAGTGCTAGTGTAATATCTAAAAATCTTCCTTATAGGGTACAGCGTTTCAACGATTTATGTAAGCAAGCCATCAAACTGTGTGAAGCGGGGTCATTATGTGAAGAAGCTTATCATATTGCATTTCAGGCCTTAGAAGAAGTCTTGAAAAGTTGTGTAGGTGTCAATAATTCTGTTAGAAGCGCTTCAGCACCCAACACACTGGCTGTTCATGGTTTTCTTGACATTGAAGAAGAGAACCGTAGCAACAATATGGCCAAATCatctaagaaaaagaaaatatataagaaGAGAAAG GTACTTTCTGAACCAGAAGGGCCAGCAGTTGGTTTACAAGACTGCTACCAGCAATTG GAAAATATCAACTCCCGAGCACACACTACTGAAAATTGCTATGTTCCACAACAGGACATACACGATGTG GAATTGGGCTCCAGGGCACAAGCCCTTGATGGTTTCTATGGTCCTCAACATGGCATGCAGGTG GGACAATTGAACTCAATTTCTCCAATTCGTGATGGTTACTATAGCCACCATCAAGGCTTGCCAGGCATG GGGCAGTTACATTCAATACTGACATGTGTTAGTTCTTACGGGTCCCAACAAAGCATGCAGGCGCTG GGCCAGATAGGCTTTAGGACACCAACTGTGCAGGGTTGTTTTCACATACACAGTAATTTGCAAGATACG GCATTGCAGGAACAGCCTGTTGGGTCCACACAGTATCAGAGTACGGCAACAAAGCAATTACATGATAAGCGTCATTCCCATTAA
- the LOC110621066 gene encoding protein FAR1-RELATED SEQUENCE 2 isoform X4, which yields MEINLEMPSHEQKKQNTGSNKNIDVMDNAYGLHVTEEEMYSPTCEYVEEACGPNENDGCTGGGDHVEGNTLKADAVSKGVTIEPQNGLEFETKEAAYSFYREYARSIGFGITIKASRRSKKSGKFIDVKIACSRFGSKRESSATVNPRSCIKTDCKAGMHMKRTQDEKWIIYSFIKEHNHEICPDDFYNSIQGRNKQSGVVACQKKGLQLALDEDDIQVMLEHFMCMQTENPNFFYSLDLDLDKRLRNVFWIDAKGRHDYNFFCDVVFLDTFYVRNNYKVPYAPIIGVNHHFQYMLLGCALIGEQTTSTFIWLMQTWRKAVGGQAPKVIITEQDKCLNEAVSDVFPDTRHCFCLWHILSKMPENLPCVANEGEIFMAKFNKCIYRSWTDEQFEKRWWKMVDKFELKDDEWVNSLFEDRKRWVPTYMQDTFLAGMSTTERYGSIASLFDKYIHKEGTFKEFMEQYKIFLQDLSEMEVTAGFETQNKQTALRSQSSFEKQVLGVYTDAVFEKFQVEVLGAVSCQLQKESEDGPTCNFRVDDFEERQNFLIAWNEAALDIHCLCRSFEYRGFLCKHAILVLQMSGLSNIPSHYILKRWTKDAKIAQSASVISKNLPYRVQRFNDLCKQAIKLCEAGSLCEEAYHIAFQALEEVLKSCVGVNNSVRSASAPNTLAVHGFLDIEEENRSNNMAKSSKKKKIYKKRKVLSEPEGPAVGLQDCYQQLENINSRAHTTENCYVPQQDIHDVELGSRAQALDGFYGPQHGMQVGQLNSISPIRDGYYSHHQGLPGMGQLHSILTCVSSYGSQQSMQALGQIGFRTPTVQGCFHIHSNLQDTEQPVGSTQYQSTATKQLHDKRHSH from the exons ATGGAGATAAATCTTGAGATGCCTTCACACGAGCAGAAGAAACAAAATACtggttcaaataaaaatattgatgtCATGGATAACGCATATGGGTTGCATGTTACTGAAGAGGAGATGTATTCTCCTACATGTGAATATGTCGAAGAAGCCTGTGGGCCAAATGAAAATGACGGTTGTACTGGTGGTGGAGATCATGTAGAAGGGAATACTCTCAAAGCTGATGCAGTTAGTAAAGGTGTAACTATTGAGCCCCAAAATGGTTTAGAATTTGAAACAAAGGAGGCAGCATATTCTTTCTACAGAGAATATGCTCGATCTATAGGATTTGGCATCACAATAAAAGCCAGTCGGCGTTCTAAAAAATCTGGAAAATTTATTGATGTAAAAATTGCATGTTCTAGATTTGGAAGCAAGCGCGAGTCAAGTGCAACTGTTAATCCACGATCATGCATAAAGACAGATTGCAAAGCAGGCATGCATATGAAGAGGACACAGGATGAGAAATGGATTATATATAGTTTCATAAAGGAGCATAACCATGAGATTTGTCCGGATGATTTTTATAATTCCATCCAGGGACGAAATAAGCAATCTGGAGTAGTTGCATGCCAAAAGAAAGGGCTGCAGTTGGCTTTAGATGAGGATGATATACAAGTCATGCTGGAGCATTTTATGTGCATGCAGACTGAAAATCCTAATTTCTTTTATTCATTAGATCTTGATCTTGACAAGCGTTTGAGAAATGTGTTCTGGATTGATGCGAAAGGCCGGCATGATTACAATTTTTTCTGTGATGTTGTTTTCCTCGATACCTTTTATGTAAGAAACAACTATAAGGTTCCTTATGCTCCCATTATTGGAGTCAACCATCACTTCCAATACATGTTGCTTGGATGTGCATTGATTGGAGAGCAGACTACTTCGACTTTCATTTGGTTAATGCAGACATGGCGTAAGGCAGTGGGTGGCCAAGCTCCTAAAGTAATTATTACTGAGCAAGATAAATGCTTAAATGAAGCTGTTTCAGATGTGTTCCCTGACACACGCCACTGTTTCTGTTTATGGCACATATTGAGTAAGATGCCTGAAAATTTGCCTTGTGTTGCAAATGAAGGTGAAATTTTTATGGCCAAATTCAATAAATGCATTTATAGGTCTTGGACAGATGAGCAATTTGAAAAGAGATGGTGGAAAATGGTTGATAAGTTTGAACTAAAGGATGACGAATGGGTTAACTCATTGTTTGAAGACCGTAAACGATGGGTTCCAACATATATGCAAGATACATTTTTAGCTGGAATGTCTACAACTGAGCGATATGGAAGTATAGCCTCTTTATTTGACAAGTATATTCACAAGGAAGGTACATTCAAGGAGTTTATGGAgcagtataaaatatttttgcaaGATTTGAGTGAAATGGAAGTCACAGCTGGTTTTGAAACACAAAACAAGCAAACTGCCTTAAGATCTCAGTCATCATTTGAGAAACAAGTGTTGGGAGTCTATACAGATGCAGTATTTGAGAAATTTCAGGTTGAGGTCTTGGGGGCAGTTTCATGTCAGCTTCAGAAGGAAAGTGAAGATGGGCCAACTTGTAACTTCCGAGTTGACGATTTTGAAGAACGACAGAATTTTCTTATAGCATGGAATGAAGCAGCATTGGATATTCATTGTTTATGCCGTTCATTTGAATATAGAGGTTTTCTTTGTAAACATGCAATCCTTGTTCTTCAAATGTCTGGTCTTTCCAACATACCATCCCACTATATATTAAAGAGGTGGACAAAAGATGCAAAGATCGCTCAAAGTGCTAGTGTAATATCTAAAAATCTTCCTTATAGGGTACAGCGTTTCAACGATTTATGTAAGCAAGCCATCAAACTGTGTGAAGCGGGGTCATTATGTGAAGAAGCTTATCATATTGCATTTCAGGCCTTAGAAGAAGTCTTGAAAAGTTGTGTAGGTGTCAATAATTCTGTTAGAAGCGCTTCAGCACCCAACACACTGGCTGTTCATGGTTTTCTTGACATTGAAGAAGAGAACCGTAGCAACAATATGGCCAAATCatctaagaaaaagaaaatatataagaaGAGAAAG GTACTTTCTGAACCAGAAGGGCCAGCAGTTGGTTTACAAGACTGCTACCAGCAATTG GAAAATATCAACTCCCGAGCACACACTACTGAAAATTGCTATGTTCCACAACAGGACATACACGATGTG GAATTGGGCTCCAGGGCACAAGCCCTTGATGGTTTCTATGGTCCTCAACATGGCATGCAGGTG GGACAATTGAACTCAATTTCTCCAATTCGTGATGGTTACTATAGCCACCATCAAGGCTTGCCAGGCATG GGGCAGTTACATTCAATACTGACATGTGTTAGTTCTTACGGGTCCCAACAAAGCATGCAGGCGCTG GGCCAGATAGGCTTTAGGACACCAACTGTGCAGGGTTGTTTTCACATACACAGTAATTTGCAAGATACG GAACAGCCTGTTGGGTCCACACAGTATCAGAGTACGGCAACAAAGCAATTACATGATAAGCGTCATTCCCATTAA
- the LOC110621066 gene encoding protein FAR1-RELATED SEQUENCE 2 isoform X8 — MEINLEMPSHEQKKQNTGSNKNIDVMDNAYGLHVTEEEMYSPTCEYVEEACGPNENDGCTGGGDHVEGNTLKADAVSKGVTIEPQNGLEFETKEAAYSFYREYARSIGFGITIKASRRSKKSGKFIDVKIACSRFGSKRESSATVNPRSCIKTDCKAGMHMKRTQDEKWIIYSFIKEHNHEICPDDFYNSIQGRNKQSGVVACQKKGLQLALDEDDIQVMLEHFMCMQTENPNFFYSLDLDLDKRLRNVFWIDAKGRHDYNFFCDVVFLDTFYVRNNYKVPYAPIIGVNHHFQYMLLGCALIGEQTTSTFIWLMQTWRKAVGGQAPKVIITEQDKCLNEAVSDVFPDTRHCFCLWHILSKMPENLPCVANEGEIFMAKFNKCIYRSWTDEQFEKRWWKMVDKFELKDDEWVNSLFEDRKRWVPTYMQDTFLAGMSTTERYGSIASLFDKYIHKEGTFKEFMEQYKIFLQDLSEMEVTAGFETQNKQTALRSQSSFEKQVLGVYTDAVFEKFQVEVLGAVSCQLQKESEDGPTCNFRVDDFEERQNFLIAWNEAALDIHCLCRSFEYRGFLCKHAILVLQMSGLSNIPSHYILKRWTKDAKIAQSASVISKNLPYRVQRFNDLCKQAIKLCEAGSLCEEAYHIAFQALEEVLKSCVGVNNSVRSASAPNTLAVHGFLDIEEENRSNNMAKSSKKKKIYKKRKISFLILGTF; from the exons ATGGAGATAAATCTTGAGATGCCTTCACACGAGCAGAAGAAACAAAATACtggttcaaataaaaatattgatgtCATGGATAACGCATATGGGTTGCATGTTACTGAAGAGGAGATGTATTCTCCTACATGTGAATATGTCGAAGAAGCCTGTGGGCCAAATGAAAATGACGGTTGTACTGGTGGTGGAGATCATGTAGAAGGGAATACTCTCAAAGCTGATGCAGTTAGTAAAGGTGTAACTATTGAGCCCCAAAATGGTTTAGAATTTGAAACAAAGGAGGCAGCATATTCTTTCTACAGAGAATATGCTCGATCTATAGGATTTGGCATCACAATAAAAGCCAGTCGGCGTTCTAAAAAATCTGGAAAATTTATTGATGTAAAAATTGCATGTTCTAGATTTGGAAGCAAGCGCGAGTCAAGTGCAACTGTTAATCCACGATCATGCATAAAGACAGATTGCAAAGCAGGCATGCATATGAAGAGGACACAGGATGAGAAATGGATTATATATAGTTTCATAAAGGAGCATAACCATGAGATTTGTCCGGATGATTTTTATAATTCCATCCAGGGACGAAATAAGCAATCTGGAGTAGTTGCATGCCAAAAGAAAGGGCTGCAGTTGGCTTTAGATGAGGATGATATACAAGTCATGCTGGAGCATTTTATGTGCATGCAGACTGAAAATCCTAATTTCTTTTATTCATTAGATCTTGATCTTGACAAGCGTTTGAGAAATGTGTTCTGGATTGATGCGAAAGGCCGGCATGATTACAATTTTTTCTGTGATGTTGTTTTCCTCGATACCTTTTATGTAAGAAACAACTATAAGGTTCCTTATGCTCCCATTATTGGAGTCAACCATCACTTCCAATACATGTTGCTTGGATGTGCATTGATTGGAGAGCAGACTACTTCGACTTTCATTTGGTTAATGCAGACATGGCGTAAGGCAGTGGGTGGCCAAGCTCCTAAAGTAATTATTACTGAGCAAGATAAATGCTTAAATGAAGCTGTTTCAGATGTGTTCCCTGACACACGCCACTGTTTCTGTTTATGGCACATATTGAGTAAGATGCCTGAAAATTTGCCTTGTGTTGCAAATGAAGGTGAAATTTTTATGGCCAAATTCAATAAATGCATTTATAGGTCTTGGACAGATGAGCAATTTGAAAAGAGATGGTGGAAAATGGTTGATAAGTTTGAACTAAAGGATGACGAATGGGTTAACTCATTGTTTGAAGACCGTAAACGATGGGTTCCAACATATATGCAAGATACATTTTTAGCTGGAATGTCTACAACTGAGCGATATGGAAGTATAGCCTCTTTATTTGACAAGTATATTCACAAGGAAGGTACATTCAAGGAGTTTATGGAgcagtataaaatatttttgcaaGATTTGAGTGAAATGGAAGTCACAGCTGGTTTTGAAACACAAAACAAGCAAACTGCCTTAAGATCTCAGTCATCATTTGAGAAACAAGTGTTGGGAGTCTATACAGATGCAGTATTTGAGAAATTTCAGGTTGAGGTCTTGGGGGCAGTTTCATGTCAGCTTCAGAAGGAAAGTGAAGATGGGCCAACTTGTAACTTCCGAGTTGACGATTTTGAAGAACGACAGAATTTTCTTATAGCATGGAATGAAGCAGCATTGGATATTCATTGTTTATGCCGTTCATTTGAATATAGAGGTTTTCTTTGTAAACATGCAATCCTTGTTCTTCAAATGTCTGGTCTTTCCAACATACCATCCCACTATATATTAAAGAGGTGGACAAAAGATGCAAAGATCGCTCAAAGTGCTAGTGTAATATCTAAAAATCTTCCTTATAGGGTACAGCGTTTCAACGATTTATGTAAGCAAGCCATCAAACTGTGTGAAGCGGGGTCATTATGTGAAGAAGCTTATCATATTGCATTTCAGGCCTTAGAAGAAGTCTTGAAAAGTTGTGTAGGTGTCAATAATTCTGTTAGAAGCGCTTCAGCACCCAACACACTGGCTGTTCATGGTTTTCTTGACATTGAAGAAGAGAACCGTAGCAACAATATGGCCAAATCatctaagaaaaagaaaatatataagaaGAGAAAG ATTTCATTTCTTATTTTAGGTACTTTCTGA